A genomic window from Punica granatum isolate Tunisia-2019 chromosome 2, ASM765513v2, whole genome shotgun sequence includes:
- the LOC116197734 gene encoding probable 2-oxoglutarate-dependent dioxygenase At5g05600 — MSTLQQDWPEPVVRVQSLSNSDISKVPNRYVKPMSDRPSVGSSFPDGVNIPIIDLGGFTGRDDGADDIIRRVSEACREWGFFQVVNHGVSPELMDQAREVWREFFHLPMELKQAYANSPKTYEGYGSRLGVEKGAILDWSDYYFLHYLPLCLKDYNKWPALPASCREVINEYGKQLVMLAGRLMKILSVNLGLGEDYLQNAFGGEDIGACLRVNFYPKCPQPDLTLGLSSHSDPGGMTLLLPDNHVPGLQVRKDGNWITVKPAPHAFIVNIGDQIQILSNAIYKSVEHRVIVNSSKERVSLAFFYNPKSDIPIGPAKELVTPGNPAPYTPMTFDQYRLFIRTMGPQGKSHVDSLMSPR, encoded by the exons ATGAGCACCCTCCAGCAGGACTGGCCCGAGCCAGTGGTACGCGTCCAGTCGCTATCCAACAGTGACATATCAAAAGTCCCTAACCGTTATGTCAAGCCCATGTCAGACCGGCCCTCAGTGGGGTCCTCCTTCCCTGACGGGGTGAACATCCCAATCATCGACCTCGGTGGGTTCACAGGCCGGGATGATGGGGCTGACGACATAATTCGTCGGGTCTCCGAGGCCTGCCGGGAGTGGGGCTTCTTCCAGGTAGTGAACCACGGGGTGAGCCCCGAGCTGATGGACCAGGCCCGTGAGGTGTGGCGAGAGTTCTTCCACCTGCCCATGGAGCTCAAGCAGGCCTATGCAAACTCCCCGAAGACCTACGAAGGGTACGGGAGCCGGCTCGGGGTAGAGAAGGGCGCCATTCTTGATTGGAGCGATTACTACTTCCTTCACTACCTGCCCCTCTGCCTCAAGGACTACAACAAATGGCCTGCTCTTCCCGCCTCCTGCAG GGAAGTGATCAACGAGTACGGGAAGCAGCTCGTGATGCTTGCAGGGAGGCTCATGAAGATTCTATCGGTGAACCTCGGCCTCGGAGAAGATTACCTCCAGAATGCGTTCGGGGGAGAGGACATCGGTGCGTGCCTAAGGGTCAATTTCTACCCCAAGTGCCCACAGCCCGACTTGACGCTCGGCCTCTCATCCCACTCGGACCCAGGTGGCATGACCCTTCTCCTCCCTGACAAccacgtccccggactccaGGTCCGGAAGGATGGGAACTGGATAACAGTGAAGCCCGCACCCCACGCATTCATCGTCAACATCGGGGATCAAATTCAG ATTTTAAGCAACGCGATATACAAGAGCGTCGAGCACAGGGTGATCGTTAACTCATCCAAGGAGCGGGTCTCTTTAGCATTTTTTTACAACCCGAAGAGCGACATACCGATCGGACCTGCAAAGGAACTCGTGACGCCAGGGAATCCAGCACCGTACACCCCCATGACGTTTGACCAGTACCGCCTCTTCATACGGACGATGGGCCCCCAGGGGAAGTCTCATGTGGATTCGTTAATGTCTCCTAGATGA
- the LOC116195175 gene encoding PHD finger protein ALFIN-LIKE 1, protein MELETVGGGGKVKIEQIFSFCISEGGLLLGGRTNDCCCWVHVTVRHHHGKLKASADEDDDEEEGGGGGSPRPLARMASISSSSPRTVEEIYKDFTSRRSALVRALTYDVDEFYSLCDPEKENLCLYGHPNESWEVALPAEEVPPELPEPALGINFARDGMKRKDWLSLVAVHSDCWLLSVAFYFGARLNANERKRLFSHINELPTLFEVVTERKPNKDKPNMDSGSKSRNSTKRSSEGPGRSTPKSYEDSYGEEEDEHSETLCGSCGGNYNADEFWIGCDICERWFHGKCVKITPAKAESIKQYKCPSCNSKRSRQ, encoded by the exons ATGGAGCTTGAAACTGTGGGTGGGGGGGGCAAAGTGAAAATAGAGcaaatattttccttttgcaTCTCAGAGGGAGGACTGTTACTGGGAGGAAGAACAAACGATTGTTGTTGTTGGGTGCATGTGACCGTACGCCACCACCACGGTAAGCTCAAAGCCTCAGCTGACGAAGACGACGACGAAGaagagggaggaggaggaggatccCCGCGGCCTCTGGCGAGGATGGCTTCGATCTCGTCGTCCAGCCCCCGGACGGTGGAGGAGATCTACAAGGACTTCACCAGTCGGCGCTCCGCTCTCGTCCGCGCCCTCACCTACG ATGTCGATGAGTTCTACTCGCTCTGCGATCCAG AGAAGGAGAATTTGTGTTTGTATGGACACCCGAATGAGTCGTGGGAAGTGGCTTTGCCAGCAGAGGAGGTTCCTCCTGAGCTTCCTGAGCCCGCCTTAGGAATCAATTTTGCCAGAGATGGAATGAAGCGGAAAGACTGGCTTTCCTTGGTCGCGGTGCACAGTGATTGTTGGTTGCTCTCTGTTGCCTTCTACTTTGGTGCCCGCCTTAACGCCAATGAGAG GAAGCGTCTGTTCAGCCATATAAACGAGCTGCCCACTCtctttgaagttgtaactgaAAGGAAGCCCAACAAAGACAAGCCTAACATGGATAGTGGAAGCAAATCAAGGAACAGCACAAAG AGGTCCTCTGAGGGACCGGGAAGAAGCACACCGAAGTCGTATGAGGACAGctatggagaagaagaagatgagcaTAGCGAGACCCTGTGCGGGAGTTGTGGAGGGAACTACAATGCAGACGAGTTCTGGATCGGGTGTGACATCTGCGAGAGGTGGTTTCATGGAAAATGCGTGAAGATAACACCGGCCAAGGCCGAGAGCATCAAGCAGTACAAGTGCCCTTCTTGTAACTCGAAGCGGAGCAGGCAGTGA
- the LOC116195174 gene encoding mitogen-activated protein kinase pmk-3: MAVSEMEAVLEFLRKNGFFEAESALMEDLADKGELGSFDFEKFLFPMVPLPPPVRIPARPDDAGVGGGDGERSSKASSDDQFLSLGSSTSDVCSSSDFVNPYGHGSSSTPNSETSSDRMSQFGTARAYNDFDFEMQNDLYLYDEKSDEGHFMTPCFQGPDPFLGPTEDKFVMSSETNENRASTKEEEDEVGEPIHLSFDQRGQAFKDEKKSLTDNAWSLDGNCRKETDLNGLETKNFRDVSVSNGYVSPGKDLVIRNPNNCMTSDSGKDWFSKSKPDLSSEKELLRKDLMSTEEFGEGEGEAPGEQDQEGDSRDEILMVEGLDEKEYEVFELRVVHRKNRTGFEENKDFPIVLHAVIAGRYYVTEYLGSAAFSKVVQAHDLHTGMDVCLKIIKNDKDFFDQSLDEIKLLKLVNKHDPGDDHHILRLYDYFYHQEHLFIVCELLRANLYEFQKFNQESGGEAYFTLSRLQVITRQCLEALDYLHGLGIIHCDLKPENILIKSYRRTEIKIIDLGSSCFGSDSLCLYVQSRSYRAPEVILGLPYDQKIDLWSLGCILAELCSGEVLFPNDAVVLILARMIGMLGPINLKMLLRGQETSKYFTEEYDLYYINEETDEVEYIIPEESSLERHLRVSDIGFIDFVRSLLEINPKRRPTAKEALKHPWLSYKYSHSC, encoded by the exons ATGGCGGTGTCGGAGATGGAGGCGGTGCTGGAGTTCCTGAGGAAAAATGGCTTCTTTGAGGCGGAGTCGGCCCTCATGGAGGACTTGGCTGATAAGGGCGAGCTGGGCTCCTTCGATTTCGAGAAGTTCCTCTTCCCCATGGTGCCCCTGCCGCCGCCCGTCCGGATCCCGGCGAGGCCCGACGACGCCGGCGTCGGTGGAGGCGACGGTGAGAGGTCCAGTAAGGCTTCCTCTGATGATCAGTTCTTGAGCTTGGGGTCTTCCACCAGTGACGTCTGCTCCTCGTCAG ACTTTGTGAATCCATATGGACATGGATCTTCATCCACACCGAACTCTGAGACATCCTCGGACAGAATGTCTCAATTTGGCACAGCGCGCGCATACAATGACTTTGATTTCGAAATGCAAAACGACTTGTACTTGTATGATGAGAAGTCCGACGAGGGCCATTTTATGACTCCATGCTTCCAAGGGCCGGATCCCTTCCTTGGGCCCACTGAGGACAAGTTTGTCATGTCATCTGAGACCAATGAAAATAGAGCATCCAcaaaggaggaggaagatgagGTTGGAGAGCCTATCCATCTCAGTTTCGACCAAAGGGGTCAAGCCTTTAAGGACGAGAAAAAAAGTTTGACTGACAATGCGTGGTCATTAGATGGCAATTGTCGGAAAGAAACCGATTTGAATGGCTTGGAGACGAAGAACTTTCGGGATGTTTCTGTCTCCAATGGCTATGTTTCTCCAGGGAAAGATCTAGTGATCAGAAATCCCAACAACTGCATGACGAGTGATTCTGGCAAAGATTGGTTCAGTAAATCCAAGCCGGATCTGAGTTCAGAAAAAGAACTCCTCAGGAAAGATTTGATGTCAACTGAAGAGTTTGGTGAGGGTGAGGGTGAGGCTCCAGGGGAACAAGATCAAGAAGGTGATTCTCGGGATGAAATTTTGATGGTGGAAGGTTTAGATGAGAAAGAATACGAAGTATTTGAGCTGAGGGTTGTGCACAGGAAGAACCGGACAGGGTTCGAGGAAAACAAAGACTTTCCAATTGTACTACATGCCGTTATAGCAGGGAGATATTATGTGACTGAATATCTTGGATCTGCGGCATTCAGCAAAGTTGTTCAGGCTCACGACCTCCACACTGGGATGGACGTGTGCCTGAAGATTATCAAGAATGACAAGGATTTCTTTGATCAGAGCTTAGATGAGATTAAACTCTTGAAGCTCGTAAACAAGCATGACCCTGGTGATGATCACCACATTTTGCGTCTCTATGACTACTTCTATCACCAG GAGCATCTCTTCATAGTTTGCGAACTCCTCCGAGCAAATCTATATGAATTTCAGAAATTTAATCAAGAGTCAGGAGGGGAAGCTTATTTCACGCTCAGTAGACTGCAG GTTATAACCCGTCAGTGTTTGGAGGCGCTGGACTACCTGCATGGTTTGGGGATTATTCACTGCGATCTGAAGCCTGAGAACATCCTCATCAAGAGCTACCGAAGAACTGAGATTAAGATCATTGATCTCGGGAGCAGTTGCTTTGGATCAGACAGCTTGTGTTTATATGTTCAATCTCGGTCCTACAGAGCTCCTGAAGTCATTCTCGGCCTCCCTTATGACCAGAAGATTGACCTTTGGTCCCTGGGCTGCATCTTAGCAGAGCTCTGCTCCGGTGAA GTTTTGTTTCCGAATGACGCGGTTGTATTGATTCTAGCACGCATGATCGGGATGCTTGGTCCGATCAATCTGAAGATGCTCCTGAGGGGGCAGGAGACCTCTAAATACTTCACGGAAGAATATGACCTTTACTACATCAACGAG GAGACTGACGAGGTCGAGTACATTATCCCTGAGGAATCATCATTGGAGCGTCATTTGAGAGTCTCTGACATCGGGTTTATCGACTTCGTGAGGAGCTTGCTTGAAATAAACCCGAAGAGGCGCCCCACTGCTAAAGAAGCACTGAAGCACCCTTGGCTTTCTTACAAATACTCCCACTCTTGCTGA